In Nonlabens agnitus, the DNA window ACTTCGCTAGCAAAATTCTTGATGGCGATATATTCTGCACAACTCGCGCCTACTGCGCCTGCTCCTACTACGGTAACTTTCATAAAATGTGTTTATTGATGATTAATTATCTCGCTTTCGCGAAAGCGAATTTCTTTTAAGCCTTAAAGATATTGAAATCGTATTTATTAATAATTAAATCTATCTCAAAGGTTGCGTCGGTCTTACCCATAAATTTTTGAGGTAACTGCTAAAATTTGAAGGCAATAGCACCGTTGACCGTATCAAACGCGCCCAGTGTGTAGCTCGCGTCGACCTGGAAAAAACCTAATGTAAGCTTAGTCCCGACCGTGCCCAGCATGGAGCTCACGTCCGTTTTTACCGTTATGGGATCTTCAAAAGTTTGGGATACCGGGAAGATACTGCCCGAATTGCGAACGGTGTACGTTCCCAGCAAATCTGTCTGTGTGGTGCCAGCGTTGTAATTGAGTCCACCATAAAAATTGAGCACTTTAAAGTCTGTTCCTGCAATTAATGATAATGTAAAGCTACCCGATTTTGTTTCCAGTCGCTGGTCCAAGCCATCGACCACGGCGCCATCCTCAAAATCATACAGGGCATCCAATATGCTGTAACCTGCCAAAACAGAAACCTCCACCGGCAGCACATCATTTTTGTCCAAAACTTCTGTCAACTGCCACTGTACAGCACCACCGTATATGGCGATTTCTGCCTCGTCGATCTGTATTTTAGGTACAAATCTGGCCTTCAATTCCAGTCCAGCGCCCAATCCATATCCAGCCTGTAAAAAAGCCGATGGTACCACGTCCACTCCAGC includes these proteins:
- a CDS encoding DUF6588 family protein, translated to MKKYIVALTILLTSTYSNAQDGLSEVLAAGLDAATSFTNSYAEPAAKAFSYNLSAGWYDDARALPKGKFNVTLRAQATFSSDDEKSFLLDPAVYEGLIQNSYDNTNSPPANIRVTFGDGSITPRLIATALGENDPSQSLVVISTDRTTGIETSRSVIELPQGLGNAGVDVVPSAFLQAGYGLGAGLELKARFVPKIQIDEAEIAIYGGAVQWQLTEVLDKNDVLPVEVSVLAGYSILDALYDFEDGAVVDGLDQRLETKSGSFTLSLIAGTDFKVLNFYGGLNYNAGTTQTDLLGTYTVRNSGSIFPVSQTFEDPITVKTDVSSMLGTVGTKLTLGFFQVDASYTLGAFDTVNGAIAFKF